Proteins encoded within one genomic window of uncultured Desulfobacter sp.:
- a CDS encoding YbgC/FadM family acyl-CoA thioesterase, with translation MNNTKQITNMHAADQDTAIHHLKARVYYEDTDHSGVVYHANYLKYFERAREDIFGVENLVQMWQDKSIGFAVYKAEIGYHDGAQFGDLLDIRTTCEKQGAYRVVFFHSAWRPGQKKPAVTCTLELVCLGPGKKLLPIPEFDFLD, from the coding sequence ATGAATAATACAAAACAAATCACAAATATGCATGCGGCTGATCAGGACACAGCCATTCATCACCTTAAGGCCAGAGTATATTATGAAGATACGGATCACTCCGGCGTGGTTTATCACGCCAACTATCTGAAATATTTTGAACGGGCCAGAGAAGATATATTCGGTGTAGAAAACCTGGTGCAGATGTGGCAAGACAAAAGCATCGGTTTTGCCGTATACAAAGCGGAAATCGGATATCATGACGGCGCACAATTTGGAGATCTTCTGGATATTCGCACCACCTGTGAAAAACAAGGGGCATACCGGGTGGTATTTTTTCACAGCGCCTGGCGCCCGGGCCAAAAAAAGCCGGCAGTGACCTGCACCCTGGAACTGGTATGCCTTGGACCCGGCAAAAAGCTTTTGCCCATTCCGGAATTTGATTTCCTGGATTAG
- a CDS encoding nitroreductase yields MELQAAIKERKSVRGYLDKPVPKEVLKQILEISVRAPSTKNTQPWQFYVVTGATLAQLKKANEDRFTSSEAPPEEMAHTLIEPEKGTVYRDRQVDIGIRLFKAMDIGREDKDKRIDWMKRGFRYFDAPAAIILVGDKSSPIEWTYLDAGLVIQNICLAAVDFGLGTCIENQGIMYSDVLRDIVKIPDDKRLVVAIAIGYPDEGFPANKVISPREKVEDVVTWCQ; encoded by the coding sequence ATGGAACTACAAGCTGCCATTAAAGAAAGAAAAAGTGTTCGTGGATATTTAGATAAACCGGTCCCCAAAGAGGTTTTAAAGCAAATCCTGGAGATCTCCGTCAGGGCGCCGTCTACGAAGAATACGCAGCCTTGGCAATTTTATGTGGTTACCGGTGCGACTTTGGCGCAGCTTAAGAAGGCAAATGAAGACCGCTTCACCAGTTCTGAAGCCCCTCCCGAGGAGATGGCGCACACGCTGATCGAACCGGAAAAAGGAACTGTTTATCGCGACCGTCAAGTGGACATTGGAATACGCTTGTTTAAAGCCATGGACATCGGCAGAGAAGATAAAGATAAACGAATCGATTGGATGAAACGCGGGTTCCGGTATTTTGATGCCCCTGCAGCGATTATCCTTGTCGGCGATAAATCCAGTCCCATTGAATGGACCTACCTGGATGCCGGATTGGTTATTCAAAATATCTGCCTGGCTGCCGTTGATTTTGGTCTTGGCACCTGTATCGAAAACCAGGGTATCATGTATTCCGACGTACTGAGAGATATTGTCAAAATTCCCGACGACAAGCGCCTGGTTGTTGCCATTGCCATTGGATACCCGGACGAGGGTTTTCCTGCAAACAAGGTGATCAGTCCCCGGGAGAAAGTGGAAGATGTTGTGACTTGGTGCCAATGA
- a CDS encoding acetate kinase, with product MKVLVINSGSSSLKYKLFDLAGPKVICAGLVERIGSPESSLAHTLYPDQGPGEKTEMLEPFENHTQAIEKVAALLMTGDDPLVKSAQELAAIGHRVAQGGEIFKENCIVDAEGIEGIRKNIVLAPLHNPANLAGIEAAMAHFPGVPSVAVFDTLFASKLPDYVYRYALPAAYYSEYKVRRYGFHGASHAYVTKTLAGLMEKPINDLANIVCHLGNGSSITAVKGGVCQETSMGMTPTSGLIMGTRCGDIDPSLPAYLSSCTGKSAEQIQTVLDRESGLAGICGMNDMRDIHNAIASGDDNARLAFEMLCHGIKKYIGAYYAVLGRLDAIAFTAGIGENDPKVREKCLEGLEHLGIIVDQERNAGLRGKSARISADDSVVEVWVVPTDEEFEIATICKDLVTA from the coding sequence ATGAAAGTACTTGTCATTAATTCAGGAAGTTCCTCCTTGAAGTATAAATTGTTTGATTTGGCCGGCCCCAAGGTAATCTGCGCGGGGTTGGTGGAGCGAATCGGCAGTCCGGAAAGCAGTCTGGCTCATACGCTGTACCCGGACCAAGGTCCCGGTGAAAAAACCGAGATGCTTGAACCCTTTGAAAATCATACCCAGGCCATTGAAAAGGTGGCTGCTTTACTGATGACCGGTGATGATCCGCTTGTTAAATCTGCACAAGAACTTGCGGCCATTGGGCATCGGGTGGCCCAGGGCGGTGAAATTTTTAAGGAAAATTGCATTGTGGATGCTGAGGGCATTGAGGGTATTCGAAAGAATATTGTGCTGGCACCTTTGCATAACCCCGCCAATTTGGCCGGTATCGAAGCGGCCATGGCGCATTTTCCCGGAGTGCCTTCAGTGGCCGTTTTTGACACGCTGTTTGCAAGCAAGCTTCCTGATTATGTTTACCGGTATGCGTTGCCTGCAGCTTATTACAGTGAATATAAAGTCCGGCGATACGGATTTCATGGGGCCTCCCACGCCTATGTCACGAAAACGCTTGCCGGTTTGATGGAAAAACCTATAAATGATTTGGCCAATATCGTCTGCCATCTGGGTAATGGGTCCTCCATCACCGCTGTTAAAGGCGGCGTGTGCCAAGAAACCTCTATGGGGATGACACCCACTTCCGGTCTGATCATGGGAACTCGGTGCGGTGATATTGATCCGTCTCTGCCTGCCTATCTTAGCTCCTGCACTGGAAAAAGTGCCGAACAGATTCAGACCGTGCTTGACCGTGAAAGCGGTCTTGCCGGCATCTGCGGTATGAATGACATGCGGGATATTCATAACGCTATTGCCTCGGGTGACGACAATGCCAGACTTGCCTTTGAGATGCTGTGTCACGGCATTAAAAAATATATCGGGGCATACTATGCTGTGCTCGGTCGTCTGGATGCCATTGCCTTTACCGCCGGTATCGGGGAGAATGACCCTAAAGTGCGGGAGAAATGTCTGGAAGGGCTTGAGCATCTGGGGATCATTGTTGATCAAGAGCGTAATGCCGGTTTGAGAGGAAAATCTGCTCGTATCTCCGCTGATGACAGTGTCGTGGAGGTCTGGGTTGTTCCCACGGATGAAGAATTTGAGATTGCAACCATCTGCAAAGATCTTGTAACCGCCTGA
- the crcB gene encoding fluoride efflux transporter CrcB has translation MIKIAMVGLGGAMGAICRFLVYEGYINIVKNTSLPLGTITVNVLGCFIIGFLGGIADTRQIFPPEMRLLIFTGFLGGFTTFSTFGFELFLYMRNGQVGLAVLNGLIQLSAGLLFVWAGFMLSKTL, from the coding sequence ATGATCAAAATAGCAATGGTAGGATTAGGCGGTGCCATGGGAGCCATATGCCGCTTTCTGGTGTATGAAGGATATATCAATATTGTAAAAAACACATCGCTCCCATTAGGAACCATCACCGTTAACGTTTTAGGATGCTTTATCATAGGATTTTTAGGCGGCATTGCCGATACTCGGCAAATCTTTCCACCGGAAATGCGGTTACTCATTTTTACCGGATTTTTAGGCGGATTCACCACATTTTCCACATTTGGATTTGAACTGTTCTTATATATGCGCAACGGTCAAGTCGGCCTGGCCGTCCTAAACGGCCTGATCCAGTTAAGCGCCGGATTACTTTTCGTCTGGGCCGGTTTCATGCTGTCAAAAACACTTTAA
- a CDS encoding ATPase P gives MTRIEIPGTGPVNIQHVMFDYNGTIATDGRLLDGVGAAMNKLAHLLDFHVVTADTFGSVQAQLEGVKAEVVLISNQDQDQKKLDVLNRIGADTTMAVGNGVNDALMLKHAVLGVAVLGEEGMALPALMSCDVMIRHILDVFSFFENPKRLIATLRN, from the coding sequence ATGACCCGCATAGAAATTCCCGGCACAGGTCCGGTTAATATTCAACATGTGATGTTTGATTACAACGGCACCATCGCAACGGATGGCCGTCTTCTCGACGGGGTAGGGGCCGCCATGAACAAGCTTGCCCACCTGCTCGATTTCCATGTGGTCACGGCCGATACCTTTGGGTCGGTCCAGGCACAGCTTGAGGGGGTTAAGGCTGAAGTTGTACTGATTTCAAATCAGGACCAGGATCAGAAAAAACTGGATGTGCTTAATCGCATCGGCGCGGACACAACCATGGCTGTGGGCAACGGGGTTAACGACGCCTTGATGCTTAAACATGCCGTGTTAGGCGTCGCCGTGCTTGGGGAAGAGGGGATGGCGTTGCCAGCTTTAATGTCCTGCGATGTGATGATCCGGCATATTCTGGATGTCTTTTCCTTCTTTGAAAACCCTAAACGGTTGATTGCCACGCTGAGAAATTGA
- the acs gene encoding acetate--CoA ligase, giving the protein MSENIFHAPDTFRENAWIKSMDEYQAMYKRSVEDPEGFWGEIAETFYWEKKWDKVRDFNYSMSKGPVSIEWFKNAKTNITYNCLDRHLETRGDQAAFIWEGNSPDEDMVITYRELHEKVCRFANALKESGVGKGDRVAIYLPMIPELAITMMACARIGAVHSIVFGGFSSEALSNRIMDSLCKVLITSDGVMRGAKSVPLKGNADQALKMCEDLGHSVGTCFVVKRTGSDVNMVENRDVWWHEAVQAQSAECPVEWMDAEDPLFILYTSGSTGTPKGVQHNVGGYMVYTGTTFKYIFDYHEGDVYWCTADIGWVTGHSYIVYGPLSQGATSIIFEGVPTYPDPGRFWATVEKWKVNQFYTAPTAIRALMAQGEEWVEKYDLSSLRVLGSVGEPINPEAWQWYHKYVGKGQCPIVDTWWQTETGGIMISALPYAIDQKPGSATLPFFSVQPVVLSEDGKELEGACDGILAIKEPWPGQMRTVYNNHDRFEMTYFQMFDGYYFAGDGCRRDEDGYIWITGRVDDVINVSGHRMSTAEVEAALGSHINVAEAAVIGFPHDIKGQGIYAFVTLNVGVAASDELMAELKKHVRSEIGPIATPDIINFASDLPKTRSGKIMRRILRKIATDEYDQLGDVSTLSDPEVVDTLISSHKELMK; this is encoded by the coding sequence ATGAGCGAGAACATTTTTCATGCACCGGATACATTTCGTGAAAATGCCTGGATTAAATCTATGGATGAATATCAGGCTATGTACAAAAGATCCGTGGAAGATCCTGAAGGGTTCTGGGGTGAAATTGCAGAAACGTTTTACTGGGAAAAAAAATGGGACAAGGTTCGGGATTTTAACTACAGCATGTCCAAGGGGCCGGTGTCCATTGAGTGGTTTAAAAATGCCAAGACAAATATAACGTATAATTGTCTGGATCGTCATCTGGAGACCCGGGGTGACCAGGCGGCTTTTATCTGGGAGGGAAACAGCCCGGACGAGGATATGGTGATCACCTACCGCGAACTGCATGAAAAAGTGTGCCGCTTTGCTAATGCCTTGAAAGAGAGCGGGGTGGGTAAGGGTGACCGTGTGGCCATATACCTGCCCATGATACCGGAACTTGCCATAACCATGATGGCCTGTGCCAGAATCGGGGCCGTGCACTCCATTGTATTCGGCGGGTTTTCTTCCGAGGCTTTGTCCAACAGAATCATGGATTCCCTTTGCAAAGTTTTAATTACATCGGACGGTGTCATGCGTGGCGCCAAGTCTGTTCCCCTCAAGGGCAATGCAGATCAGGCCCTGAAGATGTGTGAAGATTTAGGACACAGTGTCGGTACCTGCTTTGTGGTCAAGCGAACCGGTTCTGACGTGAATATGGTAGAAAACCGGGATGTCTGGTGGCACGAAGCCGTCCAGGCCCAGAGTGCCGAGTGTCCGGTGGAATGGATGGATGCCGAGGATCCACTGTTTATTCTTTATACCTCCGGTTCCACAGGCACGCCCAAGGGGGTTCAACACAATGTCGGCGGATATATGGTCTACACCGGAACGACCTTTAAATACATATTTGACTACCACGAAGGTGATGTCTACTGGTGCACGGCAGATATCGGCTGGGTAACGGGTCACTCCTATATTGTTTACGGCCCGCTTTCCCAAGGTGCTACATCCATTATATTTGAAGGTGTTCCCACCTATCCGGATCCCGGCAGGTTCTGGGCCACTGTGGAAAAATGGAAAGTTAATCAGTTCTACACCGCGCCCACAGCTATTCGTGCGCTCATGGCCCAGGGCGAGGAATGGGTAGAAAAATATGACCTTTCCTCTCTGCGGGTTTTGGGATCCGTGGGCGAGCCCATCAATCCCGAGGCGTGGCAGTGGTATCATAAATATGTGGGCAAGGGACAGTGCCCCATTGTAGATACCTGGTGGCAGACAGAGACCGGCGGTATCATGATTTCTGCTTTGCCCTATGCCATTGACCAGAAACCCGGTTCCGCCACCCTGCCGTTTTTCTCTGTGCAGCCTGTGGTGCTCAGTGAAGATGGAAAAGAGCTGGAAGGGGCCTGTGATGGAATCCTTGCCATCAAAGAGCCCTGGCCTGGCCAGATGCGCACGGTTTATAATAACCATGACCGGTTTGAAATGACCTATTTCCAGATGTTTGACGGATATTATTTTGCAGGTGACGGCTGCCGCAGGGATGAGGATGGCTATATTTGGATCACCGGCCGTGTGGATGACGTGATTAACGTGTCCGGACATCGCATGAGTACGGCAGAAGTGGAAGCCGCTTTGGGTAGTCATATTAATGTAGCCGAAGCCGCAGTCATTGGATTTCCCCATGACATCAAGGGGCAGGGGATTTATGCGTTTGTTACCCTCAATGTCGGTGTCGCAGCGTCCGATGAACTGATGGCTGAGCTGAAAAAACATGTGAGAAGTGAAATCGGGCCCATTGCCACGCCGGATATCATCAATTTTGCCTCAGATCTGCCCAAGACGCGATCCGGCAAGATCATGAGACGAATTCTGAGAAAGATTGCAACGGACGAGTATGATCAGCTTGGTGATGTGTCCACGTTGTCCGATCCTGAAGTTGTGGATACCCTGATCAGCAGCCATAAAGAATTAATGAAATAA
- a CDS encoding response regulator transcription factor, with the protein MNNTTILVAEDDIHIRIGLTDTLESEGYQVIEAGDGNEALEAFDRKSPDLVLLDVMMPGKSGYDVCRAIRTKDAMVPVIMLTAKGEEIDKVVGLKLGADDYITKPFGIHELLARIDAVLRRAKRFKSPTAQDKGKAPFPFAGFTVDPKRFKITGTDKNFDLSKREIELLKLFAAHPGEVLDRDTILTRIWGLDYGGTTRTLDQHIAMLRKKIEKKPATPVIITTVHGVGYRFESDE; encoded by the coding sequence ATGAATAACACAACCATACTTGTGGCAGAAGACGACATCCATATACGGATCGGTTTAACAGACACCCTGGAAAGTGAAGGGTATCAGGTCATTGAGGCGGGAGACGGCAATGAAGCCCTTGAGGCCTTTGACCGAAAAAGTCCGGATCTTGTACTTTTGGACGTCATGATGCCGGGCAAAAGCGGTTATGATGTGTGCCGGGCCATCCGGACAAAAGATGCCATGGTGCCGGTGATTATGCTCACGGCCAAAGGCGAAGAGATCGACAAGGTAGTTGGCCTGAAACTGGGGGCGGACGATTACATCACCAAACCATTTGGAATTCATGAACTTCTGGCAAGAATTGATGCAGTATTACGACGGGCCAAAAGATTCAAAAGCCCCACAGCACAAGATAAAGGCAAAGCCCCTTTCCCTTTTGCCGGATTCACGGTTGACCCCAAACGATTTAAGATTACAGGCACAGACAAAAATTTTGATCTTTCAAAAAGGGAAATTGAACTGCTCAAACTCTTTGCAGCACATCCTGGTGAAGTACTGGATCGAGATACGATTTTAACCCGGATCTGGGGTTTGGATTATGGCGGAACAACCCGGACCCTTGACCAACATATTGCAATGTTAAGAAAAAAAATCGAAAAAAAACCTGCAACCCCTGTGATCATTACAACTGTTCACGGTGTGGGATACAGATTCGAATCAGATGAGTAG
- a CDS encoding VWA domain-containing protein, producing the protein MKPKFSTTTTTAAAIFIVSIFMVTQVPGISQAKSAPDRVTCRVETDRSVLPAGDPQNVILKISLDAPTVPENTTRPRVNIALVMDRSGSMGGTKIQMAKAAAMEALSRLGKDDVFSLVTYDTEVTTRVPAQKVKETGSIIRAIKSIEAGGNTALFGGVSQGAAEIRKNVEGDYVNRVVLLSDGIANVGPSNPSDLGRLGAGLFKENISVTTVGVGTDYNEDLMAQLAQKSDGNTYFAESGRDLPRIFAAELGNVLNVVAKQVVVTITLPSGIEPVEIIGREGRIRGNRIELAMNQLYGGQEKFALVEVRMDGQKDGSSVKIAKADVSYQDPFSMKTLGAQAEATARFSLNKAKIEASTNAQVVKDYQLNLNALAQEKAIELSDQGKTKEAAQKLRQSAAALRGFAGKYNDEQAFEEAQESEIQADVLETQGMSKKSRKALRTKSYQMKNQQIQK; encoded by the coding sequence ATGAAACCCAAGTTTAGCACAACAACAACGACAGCTGCCGCAATTTTTATTGTTTCCATATTTATGGTTACCCAGGTTCCGGGTATTTCCCAGGCCAAGTCAGCCCCGGACCGTGTCACCTGCCGGGTGGAGACGGACAGATCCGTACTGCCCGCAGGTGATCCCCAGAACGTCATCCTAAAGATCAGTTTGGATGCTCCGACAGTTCCTGAAAACACCACCCGCCCCCGGGTAAATATTGCTCTGGTGATGGACCGGTCCGGCTCCATGGGCGGCACAAAAATTCAAATGGCCAAGGCTGCAGCCATGGAAGCGCTGTCCCGGCTCGGCAAAGATGACGTGTTTTCCCTTGTCACCTACGACACGGAGGTCACCACCCGAGTTCCGGCCCAAAAAGTTAAGGAAACCGGTTCAATTATCCGTGCCATTAAAAGTATAGAAGCCGGCGGTAACACTGCTCTTTTCGGCGGGGTAAGCCAGGGGGCCGCAGAAATCAGAAAAAACGTTGAAGGAGATTATGTTAACCGTGTGGTACTCCTGTCCGACGGCATAGCCAATGTCGGCCCAAGCAACCCGTCTGATTTAGGACGCCTTGGGGCAGGACTGTTCAAAGAAAACATCTCTGTGACCACCGTGGGCGTGGGCACGGATTACAACGAAGATCTCATGGCCCAACTGGCCCAAAAAAGTGACGGCAATACCTATTTTGCCGAATCCGGAAGGGATCTGCCACGGATCTTTGCCGCGGAACTGGGGAATGTACTCAATGTCGTGGCCAAACAGGTGGTGGTGACCATCACCCTGCCGTCCGGTATCGAACCTGTGGAGATCATCGGCAGAGAAGGCCGTATCCGAGGCAACCGCATTGAACTCGCCATGAACCAGTTGTATGGTGGACAGGAAAAGTTCGCGCTGGTGGAAGTTCGCATGGACGGCCAAAAGGACGGTAGTTCTGTTAAAATTGCCAAAGCTGATGTATCTTATCAAGATCCCTTTTCCATGAAAACCCTTGGTGCCCAGGCAGAAGCCACAGCCCGCTTCAGCCTGAACAAGGCCAAAATCGAAGCATCCACCAATGCTCAGGTGGTCAAGGATTACCAGCTCAATCTCAATGCCCTGGCCCAGGAAAAAGCCATTGAACTGTCTGACCAGGGAAAAACCAAAGAGGCTGCCCAGAAATTAAGACAGTCGGCTGCGGCCTTGAGAGGATTTGCCGGCAAATACAATGACGAACAGGCGTTTGAAGAAGCCCAGGAATCTGAAATCCAGGCCGATGTGCTGGAAACCCAAGGTATGAGCAAAAAAAGCAGAAAAGCGCTTCGGACCAAATCGTACCAAATGAAAAACCAGCAGATTCAAAAATAG
- a CDS encoding HAMP domain-containing sensor histidine kinase has protein sequence MMTNRRSIIIFWTLLLVPAMVLAGFAFRQLSFEQERIRRAQITALEDQARVVVQNLDHSMATLQTNLTRSLLNLNVSNLRAPALGERLLAWEKTNPLIRNVFIFSPRKGLLYPQRSRAATGEERQFINRFNPLMTGVISFEFNHPAAREDKTAFKRTAGSGDLYSLSRQSVPAIPEKKSIASDSAPKAASNLEKSGWIPWFSDNQLYVLGWTQPEPEGMIYGIELEMMVLLSRLITDIPQNNRKGTALVVTDGNGTPLHHTGPLQFNNNPETKDAVAKMDLSERLPHWSVCVFTDESALSESNNFLVIALVLVGILVTGIVSAGVLITRLTLAQIRDAQQKTSFVAAVSHELKTPLTSIRMYAELLLSKRVSNPAKQQTYLEVMVAESERLTRLINNILDFGKLEQGRKKYRISEFDMGQFLGECIRTNRIRLQQAGFEVITEIPNQVFPVKTDRDAMAQVFLNLLDNAIKYAGSGHFLKIILDRTSQDVQIKIQDDGPGIDPTLKEKIFDKFFRADNSLTTSKPGSGLGLSITRHMLRDLGGDIVMDTTLAQGTGFLIRIPIHE, from the coding sequence ATGATGACCAACCGGCGATCAATCATTATATTCTGGACCCTGCTTTTAGTACCTGCCATGGTGCTGGCAGGGTTCGCCTTTCGCCAACTCTCTTTTGAACAGGAACGGATACGTAGGGCCCAAATTACAGCACTTGAAGACCAGGCCCGGGTGGTGGTCCAAAACCTTGACCACAGCATGGCCACCCTCCAGACCAACCTGACCCGGTCCCTGCTGAATTTAAATGTAAGCAACCTAAGGGCCCCGGCCCTTGGCGAACGCCTTTTAGCCTGGGAAAAAACCAACCCCCTGATAAGAAATGTGTTCATTTTCTCCCCACGAAAAGGCCTATTGTATCCCCAGCGTTCCCGGGCAGCCACAGGAGAGGAAAGACAGTTTATCAACCGCTTTAACCCGCTCATGACCGGAGTCATCTCCTTTGAATTTAATCACCCGGCCGCCAGGGAGGATAAAACTGCGTTCAAAAGAACAGCCGGTTCCGGTGACCTATATAGCCTTTCCAGACAATCGGTGCCCGCAATACCAGAAAAAAAGAGTATCGCCTCCGACAGCGCCCCAAAAGCCGCCTCGAATTTAGAAAAGTCCGGTTGGATTCCCTGGTTCAGCGATAACCAGCTTTATGTACTGGGATGGACGCAGCCTGAACCGGAGGGGATGATCTACGGCATTGAACTTGAGATGATGGTCCTTTTATCACGGCTGATAACGGATATCCCCCAAAACAATCGGAAGGGCACGGCACTTGTGGTCACGGACGGCAACGGTACGCCCCTTCACCACACAGGCCCTTTGCAATTTAACAATAATCCGGAAACAAAGGATGCCGTGGCCAAAATGGATTTATCCGAACGTCTGCCCCACTGGTCTGTGTGCGTGTTTACCGATGAATCAGCCTTGTCGGAATCAAACAACTTCTTAGTCATCGCCCTGGTCCTGGTGGGCATATTGGTGACGGGCATTGTATCCGCTGGGGTGTTGATTACCCGGTTGACCCTGGCACAGATCAGGGATGCCCAACAAAAAACATCCTTTGTGGCAGCCGTATCCCATGAACTGAAGACCCCGTTGACCAGTATCCGGATGTATGCGGAGCTGCTGCTGTCAAAAAGGGTGTCAAATCCTGCAAAACAACAGACCTACCTTGAAGTGATGGTGGCAGAAAGCGAACGGCTTACCCGCTTGATCAATAACATTTTGGATTTTGGAAAGCTTGAGCAGGGCAGAAAAAAATACCGAATCAGTGAATTTGATATGGGGCAATTCTTAGGCGAGTGCATCCGCACCAACCGAATACGGTTGCAGCAGGCGGGATTTGAAGTGATCACAGAAATCCCTAATCAAGTGTTTCCCGTCAAAACGGATCGGGATGCCATGGCCCAGGTATTTTTAAACCTGTTGGACAATGCCATTAAATATGCAGGATCAGGTCACTTTTTAAAAATCATTTTAGACAGGACATCCCAGGATGTGCAGATAAAAATACAAGATGACGGCCCAGGTATTGACCCGACGCTCAAAGAAAAAATCTTTGATAAATTTTTCAGGGCTGATAATTCACTCACCACATCCAAGCCGGGGTCAGGCCTGGGACTCAGCATTACCCGTCATATGCTTCGGGATTTAGGCGGCGATATCGTCATGGACACAACGCTCGCCCAGGGCACAGGATTCTTAATAAGGATACCCATCCATGAATAA
- a CDS encoding sigma-54 dependent transcriptional regulator — protein sequence MNSPNPDNPILIVDNDPKILAAVETVLRMAGFDNITAIQDSRDVIRTMERRIPGLVLLDLNLPHISGDHLLKSIRKTWPRIPVIVLTGNVEVDTAVKCMKIGAMDYILKPVDQDRLVKSVKQALGGGQAPGQLSKPMHQELFAQIKRPSAFKNIITQDSQMHAIFHYVEAVAPSPQPVLIFGETGVGKELIGQSIHNLSGRKGKLVKVNVAGLDDNVFSDTLFGHVPGAFTSARNARPGLILKASGGTLMLDEIGDLALTSQVKLLRLLQEGDYLALGSDITRHSDTRIIASTNQDLWALEKQGKFRKDLIYRLSTHTLTIPPLRERLLDLPLLLDRFICQAADELDKPVPDIPKSLIETMETYPFKGNIRELKSMVYDAMSRYQGGAISAGLFNVFTRADHGSGASLPLDPGLPTLKQAANELIETAMAHTGGNQSAAAKILGISQQALSKRLQKLRKEG from the coding sequence TTGAATTCACCAAATCCCGATAATCCCATATTAATAGTGGATAACGATCCAAAAATTCTTGCTGCAGTGGAAACGGTGCTTCGCATGGCCGGTTTTGACAACATCACCGCCATTCAGGATTCAAGGGATGTGATCAGGACCATGGAACGTAGAATTCCCGGACTGGTCCTACTGGATTTGAATCTTCCCCATATCAGCGGTGACCATCTGTTGAAAAGTATCCGGAAAACTTGGCCGAGAATTCCAGTTATTGTGCTTACAGGTAATGTTGAGGTGGATACGGCGGTAAAATGCATGAAAATCGGAGCCATGGATTATATCCTTAAGCCTGTTGATCAGGATCGCCTGGTTAAGTCGGTAAAGCAGGCACTTGGCGGCGGTCAGGCGCCAGGGCAGCTTTCAAAGCCCATGCACCAGGAACTGTTTGCTCAGATAAAAAGACCTTCAGCCTTCAAGAATATCATTACCCAGGATAGCCAGATGCATGCCATTTTTCATTATGTGGAGGCTGTGGCACCTTCTCCCCAGCCGGTGCTGATTTTTGGGGAAACAGGGGTGGGGAAGGAATTGATTGGTCAAAGTATTCACAATCTGAGCGGTCGCAAGGGAAAACTGGTCAAGGTGAATGTGGCAGGGTTGGATGATAATGTGTTTTCAGATACCTTGTTCGGGCATGTGCCCGGTGCGTTTACCAGCGCCCGGAACGCCCGGCCCGGTTTGATTTTGAAGGCCTCAGGAGGAACTTTAATGCTGGATGAGATCGGCGATCTGGCATTAACATCCCAGGTCAAGTTGCTCAGGTTGCTCCAAGAAGGCGATTATCTGGCACTGGGATCAGATATTACCCGGCATTCGGATACCCGGATTATTGCTTCCACCAACCAGGATCTGTGGGCACTTGAAAAACAGGGTAAATTCAGGAAGGATTTGATTTACCGCCTTTCCACGCACACCTTGACCATTCCGCCGCTTAGGGAACGTCTTTTAGATCTTCCTTTGCTTCTTGACCGGTTTATCTGTCAGGCCGCCGATGAACTGGATAAGCCTGTACCGGATATCCCGAAAAGCCTTATTGAAACCATGGAAACATATCCGTTCAAAGGAAATATCAGAGAGTTAAAATCCATGGTTTACGATGCCATGTCAAGATACCAGGGCGGCGCTATCTCTGCGGGTCTGTTCAATGTGTTCACCCGGGCTGATCATGGTAGCGGGGCTTCTTTGCCCTTAGATCCGGGACTTCCGACGTTAAAGCAGGCCGCTAATGAACTGATAGAAACAGCCATGGCTCATACGGGGGGGAATCAGTCTGCTGCGGCCAAAATTTTGGGTATTTCCCAGCAGGCACTCAGCAAACGTCTCCAAAAGCTTCGCAAAGAGGGGTGA